Proteins encoded together in one Bradyrhizobium sp. CB82 window:
- a CDS encoding oligosaccharide flippase family protein, giving the protein MAVMDAQPATGLIARLCARLAGAGGGTSEASLTRRLAGTIFLIRVISAGLAYLSQILLARWMGTSDYGVYVYVWTWVLLLGSMMDFGISASAQKIIPEYRTSGEQALLRGFLSGSRWLTFVVSALVSLALAGLVLLLSPWIDPAAHLPLYIGCMTLPAFVVANTQDGIARVHDWMQLGLMPQFIIRQALIIGITASALLLGFHLGATAAMVASAGAVWIAMTGQMVMLNRKLAGHVENGPKAYDISGWLAISLPILLVESFYLLLSYTDVLVLQQFRPSDEVGVYFAVIKTLALVSFIHYAMSATAAHRFAEYNALGDKTRLSAYVAHAINWTFWPSLAATAVLLALGKPLLWLFGPQFVIGYDIMFIAAVGLVVRAAIGPVERLLNMLGHQKICALAYALAFVMNVILCIALVPHFGGRGAAAATSISLTFETVLLFRIVRQRLGLHVLAFGQ; this is encoded by the coding sequence GTGGCCGTGATGGACGCACAACCCGCAACCGGCCTCATCGCGCGGCTGTGTGCCAGGCTGGCCGGCGCGGGCGGCGGCACGAGCGAGGCGTCGCTGACGCGGCGGCTTGCGGGCACTATCTTCCTCATCCGCGTGATCAGCGCCGGTCTTGCCTATCTCTCGCAGATCCTGCTGGCGCGCTGGATGGGCACGTCCGATTACGGCGTCTACGTCTATGTCTGGACCTGGGTGCTGCTGCTCGGCAGCATGATGGATTTCGGCATTTCGGCCTCCGCGCAGAAGATCATTCCGGAATACCGCACCAGCGGCGAGCAGGCGCTGCTGCGTGGCTTTCTCTCCGGCAGCCGCTGGCTGACCTTCGTCGTCTCGGCCCTGGTCTCGCTGGCGCTGGCCGGGCTCGTCCTCCTGCTGTCGCCATGGATCGATCCGGCCGCGCATCTTCCGCTGTATATCGGCTGCATGACGCTGCCGGCCTTCGTCGTCGCCAACACCCAGGACGGCATCGCCCGCGTACATGACTGGATGCAGCTCGGCCTGATGCCGCAATTCATCATCCGTCAGGCGCTGATCATCGGCATCACCGCCTCAGCCTTGCTGCTCGGCTTCCATCTCGGCGCGACTGCCGCGATGGTGGCGAGCGCAGGCGCGGTGTGGATCGCGATGACCGGCCAGATGGTGATGCTCAACCGCAAGCTTGCGGGCCATGTCGAGAACGGTCCCAAGGCCTATGACATCAGCGGTTGGCTTGCGATCTCGCTGCCGATCCTACTGGTCGAGAGCTTTTACCTGCTGTTGTCCTACACCGACGTGCTGGTGCTCCAGCAATTCCGTCCCTCCGACGAGGTCGGCGTCTATTTCGCCGTGATAAAGACGTTGGCGCTGGTGTCCTTCATTCACTACGCGATGTCGGCAACTGCGGCGCATCGCTTCGCCGAATACAACGCACTCGGCGACAAGACCCGCCTGTCGGCCTATGTCGCGCATGCCATCAACTGGACCTTCTGGCCCTCGCTCGCGGCGACCGCCGTGCTGCTGGCACTCGGCAAGCCGCTGCTCTGGCTGTTCGGACCGCAATTCGTGATCGGTTACGACATCATGTTCATCGCCGCGGTCGGGCTCGTGGTGCGCGCTGCGATCGGCCCGGTCGAGCGGCTCCTCAACATGCTTGGTCACCAGAAGATCTGCGCACTCGCCTACGCGCTGGCGTTCGTGATGAACGTCATCCTCTGCATCGCGCTGGTGCCGCATTTCGGCGGCCGCGGCGCGGCCGCAGCGACCTCGATCTCGCTCACCTTCGAGACCGTGCTGTTGTTCCGGATCGTGCGACAACGGCTCGGCCTGCACGTGCTGGCGTTCGGGCAATAG
- a CDS encoding protein-disulfide reductase DsbD domain-containing protein translates to MLTMVPKHAATIVAATLLVSAQPSIVRADDASPWQRDGHSAVRLLAGSRSGPVLLGGIAFQLQHGWKTYWRTPGDSGVPPRFDFSKSENVEAVTVLWPAPLKFDDGAGGHSIGYHDQIVLPLRIVAKAPDKPVTLRAEINYAVCEKLCIPVEASAELGFNSVASTEDGVLFAALDTVPKPANIGDPTPLTIRDVTRVDATKVLVDVATPDGRDVNLFVEGPTPDWALPIPSPVEHGPAGVKRFAFDLDGLPPGAKPDGAALKFTLVGPEKSYEFNVNLD, encoded by the coding sequence ATGCTCACCATGGTTCCCAAGCATGCTGCGACCATCGTCGCCGCAACCTTGCTCGTGTCGGCGCAGCCCTCGATCGTCCGCGCCGACGACGCCTCGCCCTGGCAGCGCGACGGCCATTCCGCCGTGCGCCTTTTGGCGGGATCGCGTAGCGGCCCCGTGCTGCTCGGCGGCATCGCATTCCAGCTTCAGCACGGCTGGAAGACCTATTGGCGCACGCCCGGCGATTCCGGCGTTCCGCCGCGGTTCGACTTCTCCAAGTCCGAAAATGTCGAAGCTGTGACCGTGCTGTGGCCGGCGCCCCTGAAGTTCGACGACGGCGCCGGCGGCCATTCGATCGGCTATCACGACCAGATCGTGCTGCCGCTGCGCATCGTCGCCAAAGCCCCGGACAAGCCGGTGACCCTGCGCGCCGAGATCAACTACGCGGTCTGCGAAAAGCTCTGTATCCCCGTTGAGGCCAGCGCCGAGCTCGGCTTCAACAGCGTCGCCTCGACCGAGGACGGCGTGCTGTTCGCGGCGCTCGACACCGTGCCGAAGCCCGCCAATATCGGCGATCCCACTCCGCTGACCATCCGCGACGTCACGCGCGTGGACGCCACGAAGGTGCTGGTCGACGTGGCCACGCCCGATGGGCGCGACGTCAACCTGTTCGTGGAGGGGCCGACGCCCGACTGGGCGCTGCCGATCCCCTCGCCGGTCGAGCACGGCCCGGCAGGCGTCAAGCGCTTCGCCTTCGATCTCGACGGCCTGCCGCCCGGCGCCAAGCCCGACGGCGCCGCGTTGAAGTTCACGCTGGTGGGGCCGGAGAAGTCGTACGAGTTCAATGTCAATCTGGATTGA